The Flavobacterium johnsoniae genomic sequence GAAAGAAATGTAATGCTTAATCCTAAAACGTCTTTGACAGAATTAGTAATTCCGGAACTAATGCTTGATACGCTGTCGATAAGAGGAGCCGTATCATTTTTTTTATAAATGCCATATATTTTTTCGATAATAATTAATGTCAAAAAAATAGGCATTGCAATAATTAATATTTTTCCATATTCTTCCATAAAAAAAACATTCTATTTCATTCAAATATAGAATAAAATAGAATGTTTTTTACATTATTTGCAATTAAACAATTTCGGCGCTAAGCCCAGCTTCCAAAAGTTGTGTACATTGTGGTTTAAGTTTTTCGATCGGACCTGTTTTTACAGTGCATTTTCCGTTGTAATGTACAATTAAGGAACATTGTTCTGCTTGTTCTGCTGTGTGGTCGCAAACACGCATTAAAGTATCAATAACGTGGTCAAATGTATTAACGTCGTCGTTATACATAATGATTTCGTTATTAAAAACAGCCGCTTCTTTCTCACGGACTTTTTCTCTTACTTTTTCTTTAGTACTCATCTTATTTAGTTTTTTGTACTTTGTAATTACTCTATCTAATTTACGTATTTTAATGATACCCAGTTGTTTCTTTGTAGCTTTTTAACATACGTTAATCCTTTTTCAACACAAGAAGCATCTATAAATGGAATGTCTTCTTCG encodes the following:
- a CDS encoding ATP-dependent Clp protease adaptor ClpS, with protein sequence MSTKEKVREKVREKEAAVFNNEIIMYNDDVNTFDHVIDTLMRVCDHTAEQAEQCSLIVHYNGKCTVKTGPIEKLKPQCTQLLEAGLSAEIV